ATGTGAACCACAAAATATCAACTTCTGGCTGGCTGTGGTTTCTGCACTGCGGTACGGTTCAGAGTTCcttcgaaaaacaaacgccaTGGCACCTGGCGATGTTATCGATTGGCTCTGGTAAGCCTTTGAACTACCTACcttgctgctgtttgttgctTCGATGAAAGGCAATGCCGTATCTTTTATGGGAATTGAATAGCAAACAACATGGTTgtcctcgtcgtcgtctttGGCAGTCACATCGGACCAGACGAAAAGCGAAGACGTGGACGCATGTAAATGTTTCATATTTTCGTTCCCCTTTCAGTAGATAGTAATCAAATCAATCGCTTCAAAAAGTTTCTCATCTAACCTCCGGCCTACCCATCGCCCTCAATCAGGGGGCCAAAAGTTTTGTGTTACCACTTTCATCCGTCGACACTGAGACTCAAAGGAAAGTTTTCCCCCGGCTTGCCAACGGAAGGCAGGCCACGTGTTTTAAGTTCAAAGCTGGCTGCTACTGTGGAGCCCGGAAACTCTTTTCTCCAATTGCTGGTTCGATTGGATTGGCGGTGGAATGAAGGTGGAACTCGTGCTCGCTATTCATTCACGAATGGTTCTGCGTGATTCGTAGTAGTGGAATGACTTCTTTCGGGGGAATTTTCTTTCACTAAGTAACTGTCAAAGCAAATGGGGTGTGGGAAGAAGAAGCGACGGAAAAGTGGGAAAGTTTGCACCACTTTCGCCGACCACACCTTTCGCATTTCGGGGATGCGAGGATCGCAGCAGGGTGGCCATTTtgtgagacaaaaaaaaaccaagggGATGATGCTACCAACCTCGGTGTAAACCGGGACCTTGGTGaatctaattaatttttaattttcccttcTAATTAAATGGTAATTAAATCAGAAACGAGGCATTCGTTTCTATTGCCCGGTTGGACTGTGCCAAACAGGGTGGTACGCGATGTAGAGGGGAGACCCGGAACCTGAAAGGGGGAAATGAAGATTGAAAAGAATGTGACGTTGGCAGTGATGTCTCTGATTGACGGGAATTAAGCGCTTGGATGGGTGAATGTTAAGGCTTCCTGTTCTACTCGGAGAATCAGATGCAATTTGCAGAAAAAGGAAGACTTCGGGAAAGGAATAGAAAAGTGGAATCGATTGCAATTCATAATCGGAGATGGCTCGTTTTCATGAAAATATTGTAGACCGAGACACCGAGAGACGAAACGATATCTTCTAAAATATCGCGTTATTGACAGAACTTTAGAGGCTTTTTCGCCTAAGCTACATCTAATGAAAGGTGTTTAATGTCACTAAAAGGATGCAATCTATGGGGTTGACAAAATAATCTCGACTGGCAAGCTCTGAGAGGCCATCGTTATTCAGGCTTCATCTAATAAGAGATCGTTTGGATCCATCTCTAACCGAAAAGGGCTCGTCGTTCAAGGAATCTCGTGTATAAAGTGGTTCTGACGGACCACTTGCAGATGAAAAGCCCTATTGAAAGCCCATGCGTCGCAAAGCTCTTGCCTTCTAAGTTTCGCCACAAAAGATTTCATCTCCTTGAACGGATTCATCTGTCTTATTGATCCATCTATTAAAAAATCATGCAATTGACAGACCTCCTCGTCTGAAGCAGTTCGCCGTCCAAAAGTTCCTGAGGAGGGCCTCATCATCTAATGGAGCTCGCTAGGAGGCCTTTATCGTCTTTGAGATATCGTGTACTGAGAGACCTTTGTCATCGAAAAAGACCTCATACCAGCATAGGTCTCTTCAATAGACAATCGTGCACTTGACGCCTGACGTGTTTCAATGTGACTTTATCACTGTACTActtgggaaaacaaaaatgtacaaatcCACTTGtctcaattttgttttgcttacatttgtttttcttctgaacAGATTCTTTATTGCAGTTTGCAGAAAACTAAAACTAGGCAGCGTTTCCATTCGTGAgatatttaaagtttttctttcgcactctctttgaccttttttttctgttaaaggAGCTTCTGAATCGATTTATTTACTTGCATTTCTTAACAGCTTTTGATTGCTACTTATTGGCCGCATCTATCTGCTTCTTATCCTTCCTTTTGATCTTTAACTTGATCCTATGTTTTGTCgagtttttgatttatttgctgGGCATTCTTTTGCTATTGGCTTTCGTAAAAGCGTTTTACAGCCAGGAGCAAACATGGATGCAAAAACCATTTGCAAAACAGATTTGCGCTtcagttttttgttgaaaaagttttctttctgttttactgttgtgtgtgtgttttcgacTTTtatgcatatgtgtgtgtgttggaaattggaaaattgatttatgtttGATACACATTTAGAATTCGATAACGACCGGATTTTCACTTTGTCAGTGTGAGTGCGCgagagcaaaagcaaaaaaccccGGAACAATGGTTTAGTGGTGAACTCCTCCTCTCCTTTTTTAACacactttcttttttcctattgttttttttctgctcctgCTATGGATGTGTAAAGTTGAAGCTTTATGAGCGTTTCTATTgcatttaaagttttatttacattggCATTTTAATGGAGAGTATTTTCTCTTACTTTTTCTCTCCTTATTTTCACAATATCTTCCGTTCTACGGTACAACGATAAGCACGATTAGCTatttgtgtgtgggtgtgtgagtgtgtgtggttttttgctCCTCCGACCCGAGACATCTAAGTATATCGCGTTGATTATTCCTCACGTACGCATGCACCACTACTCGGGCGCTATAATTAAACTTGTTACAGCCTGGGTGTCGTCGCAGTTGCAGTCGCACCGCCAGGAACCGAGCCAGCCACCAAGTGGACTGCACAAACTGGCTGTGTTGAACCGTGTGTTACTAACTAGTCTTTGCCATTCCATCCATGATGAAacagttttggttttgttttatttttgctcgtttgttttttcttttccttattTACTTTACTTACCTTTActatcgttttcttctttgctcgcttttcttctctttctggACCCTTTTTGCCCgaactttgtttgtttgtttggtttgtgtatgcttttttttatgcacaTGTACAAAATATACATACAAGCACCGTGGTTCTACGTTCCAGTTAATGAACCAGCCCCACGGAACGATATGAGGACgtgtgtgaaagtgtgtgttgtggatttcttttctaactttttgtttcgttagaaaaaaaaaacgggagtcGTTAGACGAAAcgagttttttaaaaaaatactttacatCACCGTAAAACAAGATTCCAACAGGTACGTTATGAAAAATTCCTATTTCTTCCTTACTAAATACTTctacttctgcttcttctgctgctgttgctactaccaccacaacACTAACTGCGCTATTCCCTTCGCTCATAGCCACGCTTTTGCTGcccattttattttactttatcaTTCCCGACCGGGTCCCAGCATCCGGGCAGCACACTAACGGGCAGCAGTAATTTAAAACACTATCATATACTATACACGTTTTCCTGGAAAACTCTCCTACTTCGTACTTCACGGTCGcttcaccctttttttttttggcgttcgTCTTCGTCGAAACCGTTCACAAATGTGTTGCTGCAatttgcagcattttttttgtgccgaaACGCTGGACCGGTTGAGCTAACGAAACTATCGTTAGAGTTTTACCACAACCCATTCCCCAAACAACCCTTTAAAGGTCAACGAGTTGGCTTTCGTGTACGGTGTGTCACCCCGAACATGCCGTCTCACCGTCTCCacccgctctctctctctctcttataaTACTGTACAGAAACTAAAAACTTGCTGTTAGctgtcggtttttgttttcttcttcaaaatcTCCACTCCCACAAACTGGCGCATCGATATGTGGACACCACTGACTGCACTACACTGCCGCATTTGTCCAGCGGTTTCTCTTTGGGCTCGAAAAAAGAAGCTGCTGGAGgtacgtcgtcgtcgtcgtcgggcACATATCGTTCGGTATCGTGTGGTTGGAGTTGCCGTTGGAGATTCCTGTTACAACTTCTACGTCTTGCAAGTTTCCGGGGTTccggggtttttgttgttcatttCAAAGGGAAACCAGTTCACCAGCGTTTCGTGTGTCCACCTTCAGCATCAAACTGCATCGTCTTTTTTGAGAACACACCCGAGGGGAAAGTTTTGTctaggtgtgtgtgtctgtgttttaaGGTTCCTCTAGTCGGTGTTTGAATTGCGGTAAGGATGGTAGCAAGCTAGCACGAGCCAAGCAGTCGAAAAGCAGCAATATAAACAATGGATTACCGGCAAGCTGCGTGGAGCAAGtttcaaatcaaaccaaactcTTCGGGGCTTGTGGACTCCTTGGGAGTGGGggtttttattccttttttggcAAAGGCAGTAGTCCAGTAAAGGGCACAGCAAGAAGTCAacgtagcaaaacaaatgattATAATCATAGTTTGGTTTCGTGGCGGTTGATCATTGGAGTATTATTGTCTTTCGCCGAGTTGGAACACGATTGGAATGCAAATAGCACTAACCGGGAGGTCGTTGTCGCAGTTTGTTAGCAGAACTTTGTCTTGtcgaaagaaataaattatttctctCGGTAAAGGATcgggaagtttgttttttttttgcaaccatCTTTTCGAAAGCATCGGATGTGTCTGGCTGGTTTTAAGATTTCGTCGTCTtactaattaaattttacacaaTACTTCTCGGTCTTTTCGCTGTCGCTGTATCCCCAAGGAAAGGAACATTTTTACTGTAATTCAAGcattaaaagaaaagctattaaaaatgggaaattagattttatgtcGCTCGAAGAAGAAGGTGAACCTCTTTTGACATAATTATTAGCCGTGCCAAAGcgcgacacaaaaaaaaaataagcccCGCTTTTTAATCTCCGGCACTACACAACAAGCCTCGCATAGCCAGGTGGAACTTTATGAGGAATTATGTCGTACAAAAAAGGGCTTTTTTCGAACCAATGTCACCATGCACACGAGATGATGAGTGTGGGacggtgttttgtgttgtgaaaGATTATAATTTCACCATTTCAGCTACCCACCGCCAGAGGGCGTGCGGCTTAATCTCCTACCGAAACGTTCACTCACGTGCGATGTGTGTTTTCGGGAAGTGTTTTGGTCGCCGCAAAGACTTCCACCGGGTGGCAGATGATGGTGGGGTGGATGGTAaggaaaaaagttttccacccaGCTTCCGGGCCAGTTCCCTTTCGGCTACACTAAACCACCGAAACCAGCGATGTGTGTAGGACCGTTATTTACCGATGCGCAAAAGTCTTTGCATTGTTCTGGCGGTATGCAACGTGCTTTACTTCCTTGCTTTCTGTAGAAAACAGATTTCCATGGAGGGTGGTGTTGAGTCTGGGGTGCGTTCTTCATCTTCGCTTCTTTAGCATGGCCATCTTTTGGAATGTACACGCGGCACAGTACAAAATGATTTCCCGGTTTACTCTTACTTCACGCCCGCTTCTTTCCAAGCCGGATGGAAATGCTTTTCCCCGTTCAACTCACCCTATCCATTGGTGAGACAGAATTGTATACAATGTGACCGCCCCCTCCTGCTTGCCACAAACCCTCggggtttgttttggaaactggtttttttccttctctttttgtCCGTGGTTGATTTTGGAGCGCCTTGGCGATCGTAACGGCGACGACGATGAAGAATGGACTACCTCCGGCCATACGGAATCGGAACGGTGTTGGACACTAGCGGCACAGGGTGGGGAAAgtctctcgttttttttttcactgctgACGGGAACAAAGTGGCTTGTTATTGTTGTCGTACATCAAGCACAAGGGTGTTGTCGAGCATTTGCcagagctgctgctgctgttttccaCCGGATATGAACCGGTTTTGTGGTGCTCGAAAACCCCCTTCCGCGCGTTGTAAAAGGGGTTGGAAAATAGGAATTTATTGTCGGCAAGATTGGTTTGATTACACTACGCGCGCTGATGGGGGAGTTGTTAGTGAAGAAGAGGTAAACTTGGGGTCGAAAACATcactcaaacaaaacaacgaagcTGATGTGAGGGAATGCTCTAAAGCGCAGTCAGCACTCACTAAAACTGCTCCCTTTTCCTGTTGGTGGATTTTCAAGCTTCAAAATGGCCGGAGGGTGGAGATGAGATGGTGTGAAAGGAAAAGCCATGAACCACAAAGCCCAAAAGTGGCAGAAAATACGGTGGCCACTCGGGTTTTCTGCCCAGCGCATCCAGTCCACCATGTTGTCCCCAGAAAGAACGAAGTGTCTCGCTCAGTAACCAGTAAAGGGGCAAAGAAAATGGCCAACGATCAAAGATAAGAGCACCGGTTGAATGGGCATGAATTGCGGCTCAGCATTGTCCAAACCTGAAGAGAAGCTTGCGCAATTGTGCCAGTATCCGTACAGCACGAGATAGCTTCCGGGCTGGAGACGGATGTCAGCAATCCCGATTTTCTTTCCGGGcaacaagatttttttatcacaaattTTGTCCTCCTTTAAGCTGAAGAGTTGCTCATTCAATATGACGAACGGGAACGAAACTAACCGCAAAAAGGACACGCAAAGTGAAAACAGGAACCTAATAAAGCCAAACGagcaatggaagaaaaaaaaacctcaatggaggcgcctggtgccgCACCCGAGCGCTTAAGCAGTTTGCATGAAATATGACGGGGAGTGACGCAGAGCTTTAAGACAAAAGAACGAGCACcgtgtgctgttttgtttgtttcgggtTATCTGTCCATCGCCGGAACGAGTGTGGGGCCTTCATTTGCCCTCTTGTTTTTTGCTCATTCCCAACTACCTCTGTAGCTTAAAGTGCTCCaaaagagaataaaataaatgatgtTGAAGTGGGTGGAAGTTTTTGTGtggcagcagaaaaaaaaggaaaacaaaaaagggccgGAAAAATCAACCCACTTCTGTACTTGCTCGTGCTTGTTGGATTGCTCTTGGGGAttaattagcaaaaaaaaacaaaaacgggcGGAACCGGTtgtaaaaaaacgaatgcaaGATAATAATCAATAGTTGAAGAGTAAAAAGCTTTTGCTCTCCTTTTTATCGGCATGGATTTTTGcgtacatgaaaaaaaaaagaaaaacaaccgtGTGGACGGATGAGGACGGTTAATAGCTCCTCTTGGCGGCATAAAAGCTTTGCGAGCAGTTCCACTTAGGGGCTGCTTGTGATGAGTGCTTAAATATTCCGGTACACACTTTTCCGGTTTGCTaggatgtgtttgtgtctgtatgtgtgtgtgtgtgtttgtaatggCCGAtcgtttgttgatgttgtcaGGCTTTATCTTCCCCTCCTTCGTTTCCTATTCTGTTTTGTATATAggattttccccttttttcccaaaccaaaccaaagtgGACACACGTTCGGCTGATGAGGATGAACTGATTTCCTGGAAATGATTACCCGTCCCATTCCCACCGGCCAAACCTTAGCCAGCTACCGGTACGGCAGCAGCTCACTGCTTAATGCCGAGCAGTCGCTTAAATGCGCGTCGATAGTCTAGATTGAAGATGGTGTAAATAATCGGGTTGAGCGCGGAGTTGATATAGCCCAGCCAGgtgatgaaattaattaacttATTCGTCGGACAGCAGCTGGGACAGAACGGCAGGATGACGTACATGAGAAAGAACGGCAGCCAGCACACGACAAACACACCCATTATGATGCCGAGCGTGCGggccgcccgtcgctccttCGACAGCGAAATCTTCTGCTTTTCCTCGATAAACTGATTAATGCCGCCCGGTTTGCGGAACGATTGTTTCAACCGGCCACCGATACGGGTGCTGGCAGGCGTCGTCCCGTGGCCACCCGTCCCGCTCGCCACCAGCTCGGTCGTGGACTCGTGGAAACCGACCTCCCGGTGGCCAGCCCCATTGCGCGCGCTGTCCATCCGTTCGGTTGGCGGAATATCACAGTTGCCGGCGGGCAGATTGGCCGTGTTCGATGCGTCCGGCGCTTTGCCACCACTTTCGCCCGAACCGGAATTGTCCGGGTTGTCCGTGACCGAGTCTTCGTCGCGTAGCGCTGCCGCTaatcgatgatgctgctggccaccaccaccaccatccgcCGTTCGACCACTGTCGTCCGGTTTCCGGTGGTGCTTTTTGCCACCCGCACCGACAAGCGCTCGGCCAAAGTAGGCACCCAACCGTCGgcccttcttcttggcgtctGTCTTTTTCCCTGCCAGCGCACCCGCACTGCCCGTGTCGGTGAGTTCGTTGTGGTTGTTCGTTTCACTACTGATTGACTCTTGGTCGTGCTGGATCGCTCCATGCTCTGGCCCGTGACGCTGGCCATCCGGGTGCTGCtgaagctgttgctgctggtgctgctgctgatgctgtagCGTTGTGGTGAGCTCTTTCTCACCGTTACCGGCCACCATGCCGATACTGCGCGTGGCGAGCGTGTTAATTTTGGAGGCCTGAGCACGCTCGCGTAACCGTCGCCGGGTAGCGATGTAGATTTCGATGTACACGATCGTCATGATGACGAGTGGGATGAAGAACGAGCCGAGCGACGAGTAGATGACGTAGCCCTGATTGCTCGTTAATTGACACGGGAACTCGCTCGAAAACTCTTCGGGCCAGTCGTTCCAACCGATTAGTGGTGGTGAGCTGATCAGCAACGATAACACCCAAACGCCCGCAATCAGCGCGAGAACACGCTCGAGCGTACGCTTCTGGGCGTAGTTGATCGGATCCGTTATGGCCCAGTATCGATCGAGCGCAATCGCACAAAGGTTCAGGATGGACGCGGTACAGCACAAAACGTCCGACGTAAGCCACATCTTGCACACGTGAATACCAAACTCCCACCGTCCCAGGATCGAGTAGGCCACATTGAGCGGTAAGACCAGGATCGCTACCGTCAGATCCGCCACCGCCAACGATACGATGAAAAAGTTCTGCACGATTCGCAGCGGTTTGTACGTAAACACGCTCAGTATGACGAGAATGTTTCCCAcgatcgtgatgatgatgatgagcgttAGGATGATTGCCGTACCGATCGCTTCCCACTGCGGCACAGCTAGATCAATGCCAAAGATGCTTGGGTAGAGTAGATCGTCCGGTTTGGGGCAACCATCGACCAGATCGCTTAGGTCCTGCGATTGCCCGGAACCGTTGCCACCGAGACTGACCATCACTTCTGCCGACGATCCTCCGTCCAGTCCCAGCGTTGTGGTTAGGCCTGCCAGGGACACGGCCGGTATCGTGCCGTCCTTTGCGACTACCATACTGAGCTCGCGAGATGATACGGTATCGGGACCGTACTTATCGGTCGCATGAGCAGAGCTGTTGGTAAAGTTTTGTAAAAGTGCACCCATGGTACAAGTACAGGGAGGAGGTTTAGTTTTGTCTGGCCACGACGTTTGACGTCGTCGCGGCCTATCACACTCAGCGCATGCGGTCGTAGACCAGCTTAGTTCGGGATGAATCTTCACCACGTTCCACACCCGGTTGAATGGTTTGCAGTAGT
This genomic window from Anopheles maculipalpis chromosome 2RL, idAnoMacuDA_375_x, whole genome shotgun sequence contains:
- the LOC126557412 gene encoding putative tyramine receptor 2, coding for MGALLQNFTNSSAHATDKYGPDTVSSRELSMVVAKDGTIPAVSLAGLTTTLGLDGGSSAEVMVSLGGNGSGQSQDLSDLVDGCPKPDDLLYPSIFGIDLAVPQWEAIGTAIILTLIIIITIVGNILVILSVFTYKPLRIVQNFFIVSLAVADLTVAILVLPLNVAYSILGRWEFGIHVCKMWLTSDVLCCTASILNLCAIALDRYWAITDPINYAQKRTLERVLALIAGVWVLSLLISSPPLIGWNDWPEEFSSEFPCQLTSNQGYVIYSSLGSFFIPLVIMTIVYIEIYIATRRRLRERAQASKINTLATRSIGMVAGNGEKELTTTLQHQQQHQQQQLQQHPDGQRHGPEHGAIQHDQESISSETNNHNELTDTGSAGALAGKKTDAKKKGRRLGAYFGRALVGAGGKKHHRKPDDSGRTADGGGGGQQHHRLAAALRDEDSVTDNPDNSGSGESGGKAPDASNTANLPAGNCDIPPTERMDSARNGAGHREVGFHESTTELVASGTGGHGTTPASTRIGGRLKQSFRKPGGINQFIEEKQKISLSKERRAARTLGIIMGVFVVCWLPFFLMYVILPFCPSCCPTNKLINFITWLGYINSALNPIIYTIFNLDYRRAFKRLLGIKQ